GTGCGTGCCACGACGGTGGCGCGGGTACCTGATCGTCCGTGTCTGTCGTTGCTGCCGTCCAGCCCCTCCAGGCAACCGCCGACCCACTGAACGTACGGAAAATCTCATCCGCGTGACGAACTCCGGGTGGATGCTCCGCCGCCGGGCGCGCGGGCCGCGAGCGCCTCCAGCAGGAGGTCCACCGCCTCCTCGAACGAGCTGTCCGCCAGCCCGGGCAACTCGCGGCGGACCACGGTGAGCGCCGGGTACGTCTGTGGGTCCAGGTCCTGGTAGACGTCCCGCCACGCCCGCTGGTCGGCCTCGCGCTGCTGTCGCGGGAGCGCCTGGAACGCCGCGTCCGTGGCCGCGTGGCTGAGCACGGTGTCGATGAAGGCCAGATACAGCCGCGTCGCGTCGGCCGGGCCGAAGCCCGCGGACAGCAGCAGGCCGATACCGGTGTCCACGGCCTGGATCTCACTCGTGCGCCGGGTCACCCGGTGCGCGGCCATCGCGGCGGCCCGCGGATGGGCGACGTACCCGGCGCGCACCCGCAACGCCATCTCGCGCAGTGAGGCCACCCAGTCGTCCCCGGGGACGAACCCCGCCATCGCGTCGCCGATGATCCGGTCGGCGATGGCGAGCACCAGATCGTCGGTGTCGTGGAAGTAGCGGTACAGGGCGGTCGGGTCACAGCCCAGCGCCGCGCCCAGCCTGCGCACGCTCAGCGCCTCGGGACCGTGCTCGCCGATCAGCCGCAGCGCGGTCTCCACGATCAGCTCCTCGGACAGCAGGACACCGGAGCGGGTGGGCCGCCGGCGTCGGCGCTCCTGCGGGACACGGGTGGACATGACCGGGTTCCTCTCGCCGGGGGGCTCTCAGTGAACGACCCCGGCCGCCTTACGTCAACAGGGTTGACCCAATGTGGACATCGGCGGTTCCATCACCTCACCGCGCGGCTCTTCCCCGTCTCCCGTCCCTGAGGAGCCCTCCATGTCGTCAGCACCGCCCGCGTCCTCCCCGCCCGGATCGTCGCTGCGCCGTTCCCTCGGCGTCGTCGACGGCGTCGCCCTCGCCGCCTCCAGCACCGCGGCCACCACCAGCATCGCCATCGGCATGGGCACGATCGCCACCATCGTGGGACTCCAGGCCCCGGCCCTCCTGCTCCTGGCCTTCCTGCCGGTCCTCGGCATCGCCACCGCCTACGCCCGCCTGAACCGCTCCGAACCGAACATGGGCAACGGCTACGTCTGGGTCGGCAGATCGCTCGGCCCCTGGCCCGGGTTCCTGACCGGCTGGGTCACGCTGGTCGGCTCGATCATCTTCTGCGCCTACACCAGCGCGATCATGGGCTCGGTCGTCCTGATCCTCGCCAACAAGGCAGGGCTGCACAGCGTCGCCGGCATCGCCCTCGACCCGACGTCCACCGGTGTCACCACGGCGATCGGACTCGTGATCCTCGTCGCCCTCACCGTCCTCGCCGTCACCGGGATCCGGGCCGCCACCCGCTTCCAGTTCGCCCTGCTGGTCTTCGAGTACGCGGTCCTGCTGGCCTTCTGCGGCTGGGCCCTGGTCACGGGGGACCACGCCTTGTCCCTGTCCTGGTTCAACCCCTTCGAGATCTCCAGCGGCAAGACCTTCGCCCAGGGCATGGTCCTCGCGGTGTTCTTCTTCTGGGGCTGGGACGCGGCCTTCAGCGTCAACGAGGAGACGAAGAGCCCCGGCGAGGCGGCCCGCGGCGGCCTCATCGCCCTCTTCGCGATGCTCGGTCTGTTCCTCTTCGCCTCGGTCGCCTTCCAGCGCGAGATGAGCCTGACCGAACTGGTCACGAACGGCCCCCAGGCCCTTCCGTACCTCGGCGAGAAACTGGCCGGCGAACCCTGGGCCACCCTGCCCGTGGTCGCGCTGATGTTCTCCGCGGTCGCCTCCGTACAGGCCACCCTGATCCCCACCGCACGCGGCCTGTTCGCCATGAGCCGCGACCGCACCATGGGACCGCTGTGGACCCGCATCCATCCGCGCTACGGCACCCCCGCCGCCGGCACGGTCGTGGTGATGGCCATCGCCGGAGTGGTCGCCCTGCTCGCCGTCGCCATCCCCAAGCTGAGCGACATGCTGCTGGCCGCAGTCAACGCCATCGGCCTGATCGTCGCCCTCTACTACGGCCTCACCGCGATCGCCTGCGCGGTGCGCTTCCGCTCGGCGCGCCACGAAGGGCCCCGGGAAGCACTGCTCGCCATCGGCGTGCCGGCCGTGTCCGGACTCATCCTGCTGGGCCTCGGCTGCTACCTCGGATACTCGTACCTGACCATGAGCGACCACTTCGAACTCAGCCCCGACAACGGCTGGTTCATGTTCTCCCTGCCCGCCGTGATCGTCCTCGCCGGCCTCGGCATGGCAGCCGTCGCCAAGTACGGCAGGCACTCGCCGTACTTCACGACGGGCCGCGGCACCGACGCCGAGTCCCTGACCCTTCCGATGGACCGTACGGCAGCCTGACCCTCCCCTGGAGCCCACCACATGTCACACACCGCGGACCTCGTCCTCACCGGCGGTCCCGTGCACACCGTCGATCCCGCCCGCAGCAGGGCCACCGCCGTGGCCGTGCGCGACGGGCGGATCGCCGCCGTCGGCCACGACGAGGTGCGCGAGCTCATCGGCCCGCGCACCGAAGTCGTCGACCTGGCCGGGAAGTTGCTGCTCCCCGGTTTCCAGGACGCCCACGTCCATCCCCAGGGCGCGGGCCTTGAACTGGGCCTGTGCCACCTCGCCGACACCGTCGACCCGGCCGAGTACCTGCGCAGGATCAGGACATACGCCGACCGGAACCCGGACGTCGAGTGGATCACCGGCGGCGGCTGGTCCCTGGAGGCCTTTCCCGGCGGCGCGCCCACCGCCGCGACCCTCGATGCGATCGTCCCGGACCGGCCCGTGTTCCTGCCCAACCGCGACCACCACGGCGCCTGGGTCAACAGCCGGGCCCTGGAACGCGCGGGCATCGACTCCCGTACCCCCGACCCCGCCGACGGCCGAATCGAACGCGACGCCGACGGCAACCCCACCGGCATGCTCCAGGAAGGCGCCGTCCACCTGGTGGGGCGACTGGTCCCGGATCCCACGCCGCAGCAGCAACTCGCCGCCCTGCTCCGGGCCCAGGCCGTCCTGCACTCGTACGGCGTCACCGCCTGGCAGGACGCCATCGTCGGCAGGTACGCCAACATGACCGACCCGGCACCCACCTACCGCACGGCCCTCGACCGGGGTCTGCTCACCGCCCGCGTGGTCGGCGCCCTGTGGTGGGACCGGGCGCGCGGCGCCGAGCAGATCCCCGAACTGATCGCCAAGCGGGAGGAGTTGAGCGGTGGACTGTTCCGGGCCAGCACGGTGAAGGTCATGCAGGACGGCATCGCGGAGAACCACACCGCCGCGATGCTCGACCCGTATCTGACCGGCTGCGGCTGCGCCTCGGACAACAGCGGCATCAGCTTCGTCGAGCCGGGCGAGCTGCGGAAGTACGTCACCGAGCTCGACGCGGCCGGCTTCCAGGTCCACTTCCACGCGCTCGGCGACCGTGCGGTGCGCGAGGCCCTCGACGCCGTGGAGTCCGCCCGCACGGCCAACGGGTGGCGCGACACACGCCACCACCTCGCGCATCTCCAGGTCGTCCACCCGCACGACGTCCCCCGGTTCCGTGCCCTGGGAGCGAGCGCCAACCTCCAGATGCTGTGGGCCGCGCACGAACCGCAGATGGACGAACTGACCCTGCCCTTCCTCGGCGCGGAACGCGGCGCACGGCAGTACCCGTTCGGTGATCTGCTGCGGGCCGGTGCGACCCTGGCCGCCGGAAGCGACTGGCCGGTCAGCAGCCCCGATCCGCTCCAGGCCATCCATGTCGCCGTCAACCGGATCGCCCCCGAAGCTCCCGTGGGCACCCCGGAGTTCCTTCCGGAGCAGCGGCTCGACCTGGGCGCCGCCATCGCCGCGTACACGGCGGGCAGCGCCCATGTGAACCACCTCGACGACCTCACCGGCAGCATCACCGTCGGCAGGTCGGCCGATCTCGTCGTCCTCGACCGGGACCCGTTCGCGGGACCGCCCGAGGAGATCGCCGCCGGCCGCGCCCTGCAGACCTTCGTAGCAGGCCGAAGGGTCCACGCGGCGCAGGACGCCTGACGTCGTAGGGGCCATGCGGCGCAGGACGCCTGAGCCGTGCATTCCCGACGGCGGCAGGTCAGGGTGCCTGATGTCGAGGGCCCGCGTGGCGCAGGGGCACCTGGGCCGTGTGTCCCCGACGGCGGCAGGTCAGGACGCCTGACGTCGAAGGGGCTCTGCTGCGCCGGGCGCCTGAGCTGTGCGGCCCCGACGGCGGGAGATGGTGTGTCTTCCGCGGTCGGTGGTCAGGCTCCGCCCGCGGAGGATCCGGTCAGGCGGGCTGCCACAGTTCGACGCGGTTGCCCTCGGGGTCGGTGACCCAGCCGAAGCGACCCACGCCCTCCATGTCCTGGGTCTCCTCGGCCACGTCCGCTCCCTCGGCACGCAGTTGCGCGAGCATCGCGTCAAGGTCGCGGACCCGGAAGTTGAGCATGGTCTGCTGGGCGCGAGAGCCGAAGTAGTCCGTGTCGGACTCGAACGTCGCGAACACCGTGAGCCCGGTTTCCTGGCGCCACAGACCGTTCTCGTCGGCGTCCAGGCCCAGGCAGTCGCGGTACCACGCGCTCAGGGCCGCAGGGTCGGCTGCCCGCATGAAGTGTCCGCCGATTCCAAGCACACGTTCCATGGCGCCATCCTGCCAGGACAGCGCCTGGCCGGGCGGCCCACACCCTTCACGGGGCCAGGGGAGTCGCGGCGCTGGCCACCCTACGATCGAAGGATGACGATCATGTACGAATGGCGGGGCGACTTCGAGAGCACGGACGTCAACATCCTCCACGCGGAGGCGTTCGGCCATCCGGTCCTGGACGTCGACTGGCTGACGCGGGTCCGCCGCCACAGTGTCGGCTGGGTCTGCGCACGGCGCTCCGGCGAGCTGGTCGGCTTCGTCAACGTGGCCTGGGACGGGGGAGTGCACGCCTTCCTGCTCGACACCATGGTCGGCGCCGGTCTGCGGCATGCGGGGATCGGCGCCGGACTCGTCGCCGAGGCGGCCCGTGGGGCCCGCGCGGAGGGCTGCGCGTGGCTGCACGTCGACTTCGAGGAGGAGCTGGCGGGCTTCTACTTCGACGCCTGCGGCTTTCGGGCGACGAGCGCGGGACTCATCGCACTCTGATCGTGTGCGGACCGGGGCGGCGCCGGTGACTTGTTCAGGACGGACGCTGAGGCCACCCCGCAGGCGCTGCACGGCACTGCTCGTCGCCGCAAGCCGGATCACGCCCGGTACCTGCGCTACGCGTACTCCCTGGACGCCCCGCACCTCGAACTCGTGCAGGAGATCCCGGGCACGCCGTGGACGGCGACACCGGCGCGCGCACGCCCGCATGCCGTTTGACGTCGGGAGCGTGCTCCGCGACGAAGGCCCTCACCTTGTGTCGGAACGCGTCGAGCTCCGGACCGGACTCCAGCCGCATGGCCGTCCGCTCCTCGTCGGCAGAGATCAAAATCGGTTTTGAGGTCACTGTAAGGGCGGCGATTCGCTGCCCGGTAAGGTGAGTTGCCGGAAAACATCGCCAATGAGTGCACTGTGAATGCCGAGACCGGCGGCTTCGGCGACAACTAGACTGACCTCCCGCTGTCCCGTCTTCGCCCGAGGAGCCCCGCCCATGGCGACCGCCGCCGACCTGGAGCCCGCCGACGAACGGGTCGGCACCCTGGGCGCGCAGATCGCCCAGCGCATCGAGGCGGACGTGATCCGCCGTGGCTGGCCGGTCGGCGAGTCGCTCGGCTCCGAGGTCGACCTGCGCGAACGCTACGGGGTGAGCCGCGCGGTGCTGCGCGAGGCGGTCCGGCTCGTCGAGCACCACCGGGTCGCCACGATGCGGCGCGGCCCGGGCGGCGGTCTGTTCGTGACCGCGCCCGACGCGGGCCCCGCGACCCGGGCCATGGTGATCTACCTGGAGTACGTCGGCACCAGCGTCACCGACCTGCTGCACGCCCGCCTCCTGCTGGAGCCGATCGCCGCGGGACTCGCCGCGGACCGCGTCACCGAGGACGGCATCGGCGCCCTGCGCGCCACGCTCGTCGAGGAGCGCGCCCACCGGGACGAGCCCGGCGTCCACTCCCAGGATCCGCTGCACCCCGTGCTCGGGCAGTTGTCGGGCAACCCGGTCCTGCACCTCTTCATCGATGTGCTCACCCGTCTCACCGCGCGCTACGCGCACACCTCGCGCCGGATCTCCAAGGCCGAGACGTACACGGCGAAGGAGACGTCCCACCAGGCCCATTGCGCCGTCGTGGACGCCGTGACCGCCGGGGACGGCGCCCGCGCGCAGACCGAACTGGCCTTGCACCTGGAGTCGGTGGCCGCCTGGATCGAGAAGCACCGGGTGCGGCGCGGCCGGCGGATCTCGGGGAACGTGATCGAGCCCGAACCGGCCGAGGGGCCGCGGGCCAAGCTCGCCGAGGTGGTCGCCGCGCGCATTCACGAGGACATCGCCGCACGTGGCCGGCAGGTCGGCCAGGTGCTCGGCTCGGAGGGCGATCTGCTCGCCCGCTACGGCATCAGCCGCGCGGTCCTGCGGGAGGCGGTGCGGCTCCTGGAGTACCACTCGGTGGCCCGGATGCGCCGCGGCCCAGGCGGCGGCCTGATCGTCGCCGCCCCCGAAGCGCAGGCCAGCGTCGACACCATGGCGCTCTTCCTGGAGTACCAGGGCGTCACCGCCGACGACCTCAGGATCGTCCGCAACGCCATCGAACTCGGCGTCGTCGCCCGGGTCACCGCCCGGCAGGCGGAGGACGGCGTGCGCGACGAGGTCGCCGAGCGGCTCGCGCGGGCGGTGCGCCGGCCCACGGAGGGGCCGGCCGAAGACCGGCGCAAGGCCGACCTGTTCCACACGGAACTGGCCGAACTGGCCCACAATCCCGTGCTGTCGCTGTTCCTCGCGATCATCACCGAGCTGTTCCGCAAGCACGCCGCAGGTCACGACCAGCCCCTGCCCGGCGACACGGCCGCGGACGATGTCCAGCACATCCACCAGCGCATCCTCGACGCGATCCTGGACGGCGACGCCGGGCTCGCCAAACACCGGATGCGACGCCATTTGGATGCACTCATTCCCTGGTGGCATTGATCATCTGGCGGCGCCGATGGCTTGGATAGTTAATTGCGTATACTCAATCGGGTCGAATTGAAGGAGATCCGATGCGCCGGACCCTGTTCGAAGAGACCCACGAGGACTTCCGTCACCTGGTGCACGACTCCTCGAATCCCCGATCGCCCGCCTCTGCGGCGGCACCAGCGAGGTCATGAAGAGGAGTGTTCATGCACATCGACGGTTCCTCGGCGCTGGTCACCGGCGGCGCCTCCGGGCTCGGCCTGGCCACCGCCCGCCGGATCATCGGCCGCGGCGGCCGCGTCGTCATCGCGGACATCTCCGAGGAGCAGGGCGGCAAGGCCGTCGCCGACCTCGGTGAGGCCGCCCGGTTCGTCCGCGCCGACGTCACCGACGAGACCGCGGTCGGTCAAGCCCTCGACGCGGCACAGGAGTTGGGCACCCTGCGGGCGGTCGTGCACTGCGCGGGCCGCGGCGGCGACCACACGCGGATCATCGACCGTGACCGCAACCCCGGTGAACTCGCCACGTTCGCCGAGGTCGTACGCGTCAACCTCCTCGGCACCTACAACGTGCTGCGCCTGGCCGCCGCCCGCCTCGCCGGCAACGAGATCGTCGACGGCGACCGGGGAGCGATGGTCCTCACCGCCTCGGTGGCAGCCTTCGACGGCCAGATCGGCCAGACCTCCTACACCGCCTCCAAGGCCGGCGTGCACGGCATGACCCTCGTCGCCGCCCGTGACCTCGCCGGCTGGAACATCCGGGTGAACACCATCGCCCCCGGCATCATGGACACCCCGATGCTCGGCCGCCTCCGCGAGGACATCCGCGAGGGCCTCGCCGCGTCCGTGCCTCACCCCAAACGCCTCGGCGACCCCGACGACTTCGCCCGCCTGGCCGTGGAGATGCTGGAGAATCCGTACCTCAACGGTCAGACCGTCCGGCTCGACGGCGCCCTCCGTATGGCCCCGCGATGACCGACGACGGCTTCCGCGCCGACCTGCGGGCCTTCTTGGCGGACCAGCATCCCGGCCGCCGCCCCAAGGGCCCCGCAAGCACGGAGGCCGCGGGCCAAGCCGTAGGCCTCCGAGGTCGCCAACCGCGCCGCCTCCGAGCGGTGCAGATCCACGGCGGCTACGGCTATGTGCGCGAGTCGGAGATCTCCCGGTTCCACGCCGACGCCAAGATCCTGGAGATCGGCGAGGGCACCAACGAGATCCAGCGCAACATCATCGCGCGGGCCCGCCTCAGCGGCCGGCCGTGGCCGGCTCCCAGACCGCCTCGGGGTCGAGCGGGAGTTCCGGCCGGTCGCGTGTGAACGCCGCGGCCCGCTCCTCGGTGTCCTTGAGGGAGTCGTCGCTCGCGCCGAACCCGCGGAACAGGGTCACGCAGTACTCACGGGACAGAAATGCCGGATCCCAGCGGCCGCCCGGCTTCACCCACTGGTAGGTGTGGTTGTGCAGGTTGAGGAACTGCAGGGTCGCCAGGCGCGGTTCCGCCACGCGGAAGCTGCCCCGCTCGGCGGCGTCCGTCAGCAGCCCGGTGATCAGGCGCTCGAACTCCGAGCGCTGGTCCAGCAGGGTCTGCAGCTCCGGGCCGGTGAGGCTGCGGTAGTCGTGCTCGTAGACCCAGATGTGGTCGAGCCGGTGGAAGATGATCGTCAGCAGCGACTCGGACAGCAGTCGCAGCCTGACCAGCGGATCCACGTCGAGCTCGGCGATCTGGCGGGCACGGGACAGCAGCGGGCTCATCACCCGCCCCTGGATCTCGATCAGCAG
This is a stretch of genomic DNA from Streptomyces sp. NBC_00285. It encodes these proteins:
- a CDS encoding TetR family transcriptional regulator produces the protein MSTRVPQERRRRRPTRSGVLLSEELIVETALRLIGEHGPEALSVRRLGAALGCDPTALYRYFHDTDDLVLAIADRIIGDAMAGFVPGDDWVASLREMALRVRAGYVAHPRAAAMAAHRVTRRTSEIQAVDTGIGLLLSAGFGPADATRLYLAFIDTVLSHAATDAAFQALPRQQREADQRAWRDVYQDLDPQTYPALTVVRRELPGLADSSFEEAVDLLLEALAARAPGGGASTRSSSRG
- a CDS encoding APC family permease, whose translation is MSSAPPASSPPGSSLRRSLGVVDGVALAASSTAATTSIAIGMGTIATIVGLQAPALLLLAFLPVLGIATAYARLNRSEPNMGNGYVWVGRSLGPWPGFLTGWVTLVGSIIFCAYTSAIMGSVVLILANKAGLHSVAGIALDPTSTGVTTAIGLVILVALTVLAVTGIRAATRFQFALLVFEYAVLLAFCGWALVTGDHALSLSWFNPFEISSGKTFAQGMVLAVFFFWGWDAAFSVNEETKSPGEAARGGLIALFAMLGLFLFASVAFQREMSLTELVTNGPQALPYLGEKLAGEPWATLPVVALMFSAVASVQATLIPTARGLFAMSRDRTMGPLWTRIHPRYGTPAAGTVVVMAIAGVVALLAVAIPKLSDMLLAAVNAIGLIVALYYGLTAIACAVRFRSARHEGPREALLAIGVPAVSGLILLGLGCYLGYSYLTMSDHFELSPDNGWFMFSLPAVIVLAGLGMAAVAKYGRHSPYFTTGRGTDAESLTLPMDRTAA
- a CDS encoding amidohydrolase, with product MSHTADLVLTGGPVHTVDPARSRATAVAVRDGRIAAVGHDEVRELIGPRTEVVDLAGKLLLPGFQDAHVHPQGAGLELGLCHLADTVDPAEYLRRIRTYADRNPDVEWITGGGWSLEAFPGGAPTAATLDAIVPDRPVFLPNRDHHGAWVNSRALERAGIDSRTPDPADGRIERDADGNPTGMLQEGAVHLVGRLVPDPTPQQQLAALLRAQAVLHSYGVTAWQDAIVGRYANMTDPAPTYRTALDRGLLTARVVGALWWDRARGAEQIPELIAKREELSGGLFRASTVKVMQDGIAENHTAAMLDPYLTGCGCASDNSGISFVEPGELRKYVTELDAAGFQVHFHALGDRAVREALDAVESARTANGWRDTRHHLAHLQVVHPHDVPRFRALGASANLQMLWAAHEPQMDELTLPFLGAERGARQYPFGDLLRAGATLAAGSDWPVSSPDPLQAIHVAVNRIAPEAPVGTPEFLPEQRLDLGAAIAAYTAGSAHVNHLDDLTGSITVGRSADLVVLDRDPFAGPPEEIAAGRALQTFVAGRRVHAAQDA
- a CDS encoding VOC family protein — translated: MERVLGIGGHFMRAADPAALSAWYRDCLGLDADENGLWRQETGLTVFATFESDTDYFGSRAQQTMLNFRVRDLDAMLAQLRAEGADVAEETQDMEGVGRFGWVTDPEGNRVELWQPA
- a CDS encoding GNAT family N-acetyltransferase; the protein is MTIMYEWRGDFESTDVNILHAEAFGHPVLDVDWLTRVRRHSVGWVCARRSGELVGFVNVAWDGGVHAFLLDTMVGAGLRHAGIGAGLVAEAARGARAEGCAWLHVDFEEELAGFYFDACGFRATSAGLIAL
- a CDS encoding FadR/GntR family transcriptional regulator, whose translation is MATAADLEPADERVGTLGAQIAQRIEADVIRRGWPVGESLGSEVDLRERYGVSRAVLREAVRLVEHHRVATMRRGPGGGLFVTAPDAGPATRAMVIYLEYVGTSVTDLLHARLLLEPIAAGLAADRVTEDGIGALRATLVEERAHRDEPGVHSQDPLHPVLGQLSGNPVLHLFIDVLTRLTARYAHTSRRISKAETYTAKETSHQAHCAVVDAVTAGDGARAQTELALHLESVAAWIEKHRVRRGRRISGNVIEPEPAEGPRAKLAEVVAARIHEDIAARGRQVGQVLGSEGDLLARYGISRAVLREAVRLLEYHSVARMRRGPGGGLIVAAPEAQASVDTMALFLEYQGVTADDLRIVRNAIELGVVARVTARQAEDGVRDEVAERLARAVRRPTEGPAEDRRKADLFHTELAELAHNPVLSLFLAIITELFRKHAAGHDQPLPGDTAADDVQHIHQRILDAILDGDAGLAKHRMRRHLDALIPWWH
- a CDS encoding SDR family NAD(P)-dependent oxidoreductase; this encodes MHIDGSSALVTGGASGLGLATARRIIGRGGRVVIADISEEQGGKAVADLGEAARFVRADVTDETAVGQALDAAQELGTLRAVVHCAGRGGDHTRIIDRDRNPGELATFAEVVRVNLLGTYNVLRLAAARLAGNEIVDGDRGAMVLTASVAAFDGQIGQTSYTASKAGVHGMTLVAARDLAGWNIRVNTIAPGIMDTPMLGRLREDIREGLAASVPHPKRLGDPDDFARLAVEMLENPYLNGQTVRLDGALRMAPR
- a CDS encoding acyl-CoA dehydrogenase family protein — encoded protein: MTDDGFRADLRAFLADQHPGRRPKGPASTEAAGQAVGLRGRQPRRLRAVQIHGGYGYVRESEISRFHADAKILEIGEGTNEIQRNIIARARLSGRPWPAPRPPRGRAGVPAGRV
- a CDS encoding TetR/AcrR family transcriptional regulator, coding for MPRPPGHGPDFEVRRQKIIDTAAELFARQGYAATSVNDLGRAVGLAKGALYYYIGSKENLLIEIQGRVMSPLLSRARQIAELDVDPLVRLRLLSESLLTIIFHRLDHIWVYEHDYRSLTGPELQTLLDQRSEFERLITGLLTDAAERGSFRVAEPRLATLQFLNLHNHTYQWVKPGGRWDPAFLSREYCVTLFRGFGASDDSLKDTEERAAAFTRDRPELPLDPEAVWEPATAGR